In a single window of the Coffea eugenioides isolate CCC68of chromosome 3, Ceug_1.0, whole genome shotgun sequence genome:
- the LOC113765270 gene encoding E3 ubiquitin-protein ligase RLIM isoform X2, with protein MDQMDIDRVPDVPDTPDRLTAQEIKGKSSGRRCSNLSISGNRNSFDGLTRTQFKVNDNGSGKCSMGTPKSAIISSDHHSSDFVSGNPSYSNNPSFFRRMKTDEIHNHERINFQPRKTDRSVYVPSSADQDGCLVDLTERHGHNGLHKNVFPRGAPASNMGSSSITSCFVNKGSTRLPRATGQKRLVRNGCISPHNIAKAKQSVVMDNDGLDGGANHSVRAVSSSPQIPIGKMEWIGEDLSYDRTKGKGVMKIPSSVKEPDAQSAHPPSRNPVVINEVVNEVSDTNGDAGISFEELSGWRNTRNRSKKGNLPCSRENSSIPRDSPGLNKGLPWHTVERGETGSATGTSHSNPLDLDATSSRDASLPFGEQRTSHVGSQVGQFNRHSSFAKSLSKRQRQGFASSSHGECSRAAMDNSDVILLGSPENNAGQPRTSGTVSQNSFHSLEPVIEIDETNPEVRGDGSSNVGSNSNDAGDMARQIEADEMLARELQEQLYNEAPGVGVGEIDAHVALALQHGEDLSPIFPRSRAFHARNSSTTSSSRQSQSSSALGLLRRGSQARAASGNRMARLRNRFPGRPRTISSSGERNPVFPADMDVDLRMYILETLEAINDMGVANGFLQTQRDFNENDYEMLLALDENNHQHGGASTAQINGLPQSTVQSDNLEEACAICLETPSLGDTIRHLPCLHKFHKDCIDPWLRRRRSCPVCKSSIT; from the exons ATGGATCAGATGGATATTGATCGTGTGCCAGATGTTCCTGACACCCCTGATAGACTGACTGCACAGGAGATTAAGGGGAAGAGCAGTGGAAGAAGATGCAGTAATTTGTCCATCTCTGGTAACCGCAATAGTTTTGATGGACTAACTAGAACTCAGTTTAAGGTTAATGATAATGGGAGTGGGAAGTGTTCTATGGGTACTCCAAAAAGTGCCATTATTTCGTCTGATCACCACAGTTCAGACTTTGTCTCAGGAAATCCATCATACTCCAACAACCCTTCATTTTTTCGAAGAATGAAAACTGATGAAATTCATAATCATGAGCGCATAAATTTTCAACCTAGAAAGACTGATAGATCGGTTTATGTACCATCATCTGCTGACCAAGATGGCTGTCTGGTAGATCTGACTGAACGACATGGACATAATGGACTGCATAAAAATGTTTTCCCCCGTGGAGCACCGGCAAGTAACATGGGGAGTTCTTCTATAACATCATGCTTTGTTAATAAAG GTTCAACTAGGTTACCTAGAGCTACTGGTCAAAAGAGATTGGTTCGAAATGGATGCATTTCTCCACACAACATAGCAAAGGCTAAACAGTCTGTTGTGATGGACAATGATGGCTTGGATGGTGGAGCTAATCATAGTGTACGGGCTGTATCCAGTTCTCCACAGATTCCAATTGGTAAAATGGAATGGATTGGTGAAGACCTTAGCTATGATAGAACAAAGGGCAAAGGTGTTATGAAGATTCCTTCATCAGTCAAAGAGCCTGATGCTCAAAGTGCTCATCCGCCTAGCAG GAATCCTGTTGTGATCAATGAGGTAGTTAATGAAGTTAGTGACACCAATGGAGATGCAGGTATAAGCTTTGAGGAACTTAGTGGATGGAGAAATACACGTAACCGAAGTAAGAAAGGCAATTTGCCTTGCTCTCGTGAGAATAGCAGTATTCCTAGGGATAGTCCTGGCTTAAACAAGGGTTTGCCTTGGCATACGGTGGAGAGGGGAGAAACTGGAAGTGCAACTGGGACCAGTCACAGCAATCCTTTGGATCTTGATGCAACCTCTAGTCGAGATGCCTCTTTGCCTTTTGGAGAGCAAAGGACATCCCATGTTGGGTCTCAAGTAGGCCAATTCAACAGGCACAGCTCTTTTGCAAAATCACTGTCCAAGAGACAAAGGCAGGGGTTTGCCTCAAGTAGCCATGGTGAATGCTCTAGAGCAGCCATGGATAATTCAGATGTTATACTTCTTGGCTCACCTGAGAATAATGCAGGACAACCAAGAACAAGTGGGACAGTTAGTCAAAACAGCTTCCACTCATTAGAGCCAGttattgaaattgatgaaacTAATCCTGAAGTTAGAGGTGATGGATCTAGCAATGTTGGTAGCAATAGTAATGATGCTGGTGATATGGCCAGACAAATCGAAGCTGATGAAATGTTAGCTCGGGAACTGCAAGAACAGCTTTATAATGAGGCACCTGGTGTTGGTGTTGGTGAG ATCGATGCGCATGTGGCATTGGCCTTGCAGCATGGAGAGGATTTATCACCCATTTTTCCTAGAAGTCGTGCATTTCATGCT AGAAACTCATCTACAACTAGCTCTTCTAGACAGTCTCAATCAAGCTCAGCTCTGGGCCTCTTGCGTAGAGGTTCTCAAGCTCGAGCCGCTTCTGGCAATAGAATGGCTAGGTTGAGAAATCGTTTTCCTGGACGGCCTCGTACTATATCATCATCTGGAGAGAGAAACCCTGTCTTTCCTGCAGACATGGATGTTGACCTT AGGATGTATATATTGGAAACATTAGAGGCGATCAATGACATGGGCGTAGCCAATGGCTTTCTTCAAACCCAGCGTGACTTTAATGA GAATGACTATGAAATGCTGTTAGCCCTTGATGAGAATAATCACCAACATGGCGGTGCATCTACTGCTCAGATTAATGGTTTGCCACAATCGACAGTTCAG AGTGACAATCTCGAAGAAGCTTGTGCGATTTGTCTTGAAACACCATCCTTGGGGGACACTATACGCCATCTTCCTTGCCTTCACAAGTTCCACAAAGAT TGCATCGATCCATGGCTGAGGAGAAGAAGATCATGCCCAGTCTGCAAGTCATCAATAACATGA
- the LOC113765270 gene encoding E3 ubiquitin-protein ligase RLIM isoform X1, which translates to MDQMDIDRVPDVPDTPDRLTAQEIKGKSSGRRCSNLSISGNRNSFDGLTRTQFKVNDNGSGKCSMGTPKSAIISSDHHSSDFVSGNPSYSNNPSFFRRMKTDEIHNHERINFQPRKTDRSVYVPSSADQDGCLVDLTERHGHNGLHKNVFPRGAPASNMGSSSITSCFVNKGKEPKDTISGFDRGNVVNCTQLKAGKVASTSLGSTRLPRATGQKRLVRNGCISPHNIAKAKQSVVMDNDGLDGGANHSVRAVSSSPQIPIGKMEWIGEDLSYDRTKGKGVMKIPSSVKEPDAQSAHPPSRNPVVINEVVNEVSDTNGDAGISFEELSGWRNTRNRSKKGNLPCSRENSSIPRDSPGLNKGLPWHTVERGETGSATGTSHSNPLDLDATSSRDASLPFGEQRTSHVGSQVGQFNRHSSFAKSLSKRQRQGFASSSHGECSRAAMDNSDVILLGSPENNAGQPRTSGTVSQNSFHSLEPVIEIDETNPEVRGDGSSNVGSNSNDAGDMARQIEADEMLARELQEQLYNEAPGVGVGEIDAHVALALQHGEDLSPIFPRSRAFHARNSSTTSSSRQSQSSSALGLLRRGSQARAASGNRMARLRNRFPGRPRTISSSGERNPVFPADMDVDLRMYILETLEAINDMGVANGFLQTQRDFNENDYEMLLALDENNHQHGGASTAQINGLPQSTVQSDNLEEACAICLETPSLGDTIRHLPCLHKFHKDCIDPWLRRRRSCPVCKSSIT; encoded by the exons ATGGATCAGATGGATATTGATCGTGTGCCAGATGTTCCTGACACCCCTGATAGACTGACTGCACAGGAGATTAAGGGGAAGAGCAGTGGAAGAAGATGCAGTAATTTGTCCATCTCTGGTAACCGCAATAGTTTTGATGGACTAACTAGAACTCAGTTTAAGGTTAATGATAATGGGAGTGGGAAGTGTTCTATGGGTACTCCAAAAAGTGCCATTATTTCGTCTGATCACCACAGTTCAGACTTTGTCTCAGGAAATCCATCATACTCCAACAACCCTTCATTTTTTCGAAGAATGAAAACTGATGAAATTCATAATCATGAGCGCATAAATTTTCAACCTAGAAAGACTGATAGATCGGTTTATGTACCATCATCTGCTGACCAAGATGGCTGTCTGGTAGATCTGACTGAACGACATGGACATAATGGACTGCATAAAAATGTTTTCCCCCGTGGAGCACCGGCAAGTAACATGGGGAGTTCTTCTATAACATCATGCTTTGTTAATAAAGGTAAAGAGCCTAAAGACACTATTTCAGGCTTTGATCGTGGTAATGTAGTTAATTGCACCCAACTTAAAGCTGGCAAGGTTGCTTCCACATCTTTAGGTTCAACTAGGTTACCTAGAGCTACTGGTCAAAAGAGATTGGTTCGAAATGGATGCATTTCTCCACACAACATAGCAAAGGCTAAACAGTCTGTTGTGATGGACAATGATGGCTTGGATGGTGGAGCTAATCATAGTGTACGGGCTGTATCCAGTTCTCCACAGATTCCAATTGGTAAAATGGAATGGATTGGTGAAGACCTTAGCTATGATAGAACAAAGGGCAAAGGTGTTATGAAGATTCCTTCATCAGTCAAAGAGCCTGATGCTCAAAGTGCTCATCCGCCTAGCAG GAATCCTGTTGTGATCAATGAGGTAGTTAATGAAGTTAGTGACACCAATGGAGATGCAGGTATAAGCTTTGAGGAACTTAGTGGATGGAGAAATACACGTAACCGAAGTAAGAAAGGCAATTTGCCTTGCTCTCGTGAGAATAGCAGTATTCCTAGGGATAGTCCTGGCTTAAACAAGGGTTTGCCTTGGCATACGGTGGAGAGGGGAGAAACTGGAAGTGCAACTGGGACCAGTCACAGCAATCCTTTGGATCTTGATGCAACCTCTAGTCGAGATGCCTCTTTGCCTTTTGGAGAGCAAAGGACATCCCATGTTGGGTCTCAAGTAGGCCAATTCAACAGGCACAGCTCTTTTGCAAAATCACTGTCCAAGAGACAAAGGCAGGGGTTTGCCTCAAGTAGCCATGGTGAATGCTCTAGAGCAGCCATGGATAATTCAGATGTTATACTTCTTGGCTCACCTGAGAATAATGCAGGACAACCAAGAACAAGTGGGACAGTTAGTCAAAACAGCTTCCACTCATTAGAGCCAGttattgaaattgatgaaacTAATCCTGAAGTTAGAGGTGATGGATCTAGCAATGTTGGTAGCAATAGTAATGATGCTGGTGATATGGCCAGACAAATCGAAGCTGATGAAATGTTAGCTCGGGAACTGCAAGAACAGCTTTATAATGAGGCACCTGGTGTTGGTGTTGGTGAG ATCGATGCGCATGTGGCATTGGCCTTGCAGCATGGAGAGGATTTATCACCCATTTTTCCTAGAAGTCGTGCATTTCATGCT AGAAACTCATCTACAACTAGCTCTTCTAGACAGTCTCAATCAAGCTCAGCTCTGGGCCTCTTGCGTAGAGGTTCTCAAGCTCGAGCCGCTTCTGGCAATAGAATGGCTAGGTTGAGAAATCGTTTTCCTGGACGGCCTCGTACTATATCATCATCTGGAGAGAGAAACCCTGTCTTTCCTGCAGACATGGATGTTGACCTT AGGATGTATATATTGGAAACATTAGAGGCGATCAATGACATGGGCGTAGCCAATGGCTTTCTTCAAACCCAGCGTGACTTTAATGA GAATGACTATGAAATGCTGTTAGCCCTTGATGAGAATAATCACCAACATGGCGGTGCATCTACTGCTCAGATTAATGGTTTGCCACAATCGACAGTTCAG AGTGACAATCTCGAAGAAGCTTGTGCGATTTGTCTTGAAACACCATCCTTGGGGGACACTATACGCCATCTTCCTTGCCTTCACAAGTTCCACAAAGAT TGCATCGATCCATGGCTGAGGAGAAGAAGATCATGCCCAGTCTGCAAGTCATCAATAACATGA